In the Wyeomyia smithii strain HCP4-BCI-WySm-NY-G18 chromosome 2, ASM2978416v1, whole genome shotgun sequence genome, one interval contains:
- the LOC129726017 gene encoding uncharacterized protein LOC129726017, producing MAICSSYFPRLNILKHTWRHPNGEACSQIDHVLIDGRHFSDVTDVRSFRGPNIDADHFLVVCKIRARLSNVLKSRTERTTRFNIQRLKADGVAAEYARELDQRIAEQQEEGVEDINGLWSSIHGAIETTAREVVGTTRGRQPNGWFDAECQRATDEKNRARSRMLTAATRQNRERYRVARAAENRTHRRKKREYEEQVLASAEDSYAQNDVRRFYRTVNRVRSRNFPVPVMCNDKDGNLLTDKPTVAARWKEHFQALLNGEVPDEQSRNRMTIMSDEQAVEPPTQEESYRVWIYTSLWIYTRRKLLNCYALRW from the exons atggccatatgtagctcctattttccacgtttgaatattctgaaacacacctggaggcatccaaatggagaagcctgttcccagatcgatcacgtactgattgacggtcggcacttttcggatgttactgatgttaggtcttttcggggaccaaacattgacgcTGACCATtttctcgtcgtttgtaagatccgcgcacggttgtcgaacgtgctgaaatctcgcacagagaggacgacgcgtttcaacattcagcggttgaaagctgatggcgtggcagcagaatacgccagagagctggatcaacggatcgcagaacagcaggaggaaggagtggaagacataaatgggctgtggagcagtattcacggcgccatcgaaacgactgcgagagaagtggtaggtacgacgcgtggaaggcagcctaacggctggttcgatgccgagtgccagagagcgacagatgagaagaaccgtgccaggagccgcatgctcactgcggctacgcgtcagaacagagagaggtacagggtggcaagagctgctgaaaatagaacccaccgtcggaagaagcgcgagtacgaggagcaggtgctcgccagcgcagaggacagctatgctcaaaacgacgtgcggagattctatagaactgtcaacagagtcagaagcaggaatttcccggtgccggtcatgtgtaatgacaaggacggcaacctgcttactgataaaccgacggttgcagccaggtggaaggagcattttcaggcgctattgaacggtgaggtgccagatgagcagagcaggaacaggatgacgattatgagtgacgaacaagctgtggagccaccaacacaggaggag agTTACAGGGTATGGATCTATACGTCGTTATGGATCTATACAaggcggaagctactgaattgttatgCATTgagatggtaa